Proteins from a genomic interval of Thermoanaerobacterium thermosaccharolyticum DSM 571:
- a CDS encoding FMN-binding protein: protein MRKALALGIATAFVAVSLVGCGSNGSNASSTSSNSSASGAYKDGTYKAEQAAFDDHGYKGQIEITVKDGKITNVLYNEVDKDGKFKRDDENYASKMKAKTNTTPKEADEKLQQELIDSQDTSKVDTVAGATETSKTFKELADQALKDAKN, encoded by the coding sequence ATGAGAAAGGCTTTAGCTTTAGGTATTGCTACGGCATTTGTTGCAGTCAGCTTGGTAGGCTGTGGTTCGAATGGTTCGAATGCATCCTCCACTTCATCAAATTCATCTGCATCAGGTGCTTATAAAGACGGCACTTACAAGGCAGAACAGGCTGCATTTGATGATCATGGATATAAGGGCCAGATAGAGATAACAGTTAAAGATGGGAAAATAACAAATGTTTTGTATAATGAAGTTGATAAAGATGGCAAGTTTAAGAGAGACGACGAAAATTACGCATCAAAAATGAAAGCAAAGACAAATACTACTCCAAAAGAAGCAGATGAAAAACTACAACAAGAATTGATAGACAGCCAAGACACATCTAAAGTTGATACTGTTGCCGGCGCAACTGAGACATCAAAGACATTTAAAGAATTAGCAGATCAAGCTTTAAAAGACGCTAAAAATTAA
- a CDS encoding RNA-binding S4 domain-containing protein, which produces MKEVKIDTDYITLDQFLKYVGIVETGGKGKQMILDGLVKVNGNIELKRGKKLRSGDIVVVNGHEFIIL; this is translated from the coding sequence ATGAAAGAGGTAAAAATTGACACGGATTATATTACGCTTGATCAATTTTTGAAATATGTAGGTATTGTAGAAACTGGCGGTAAAGGTAAACAAATGATATTAGATGGGCTCGTAAAAGTAAACGGCAATATTGAACTTAAAAGAGGCAAGAAGTTGCGCAGTGGTGATATTGTAGTTGTCAATGGTCATGAATTTATAATTTTGTAA
- a CDS encoding type 1 glutamine amidotransferase, translated as MKLTIGHMYPDLLNLYGDRGNIITLKRRCEWRGIDTEIKSITIDTNTDFTDIDILFLGGGSDREQKIVSDDLTLKRAKNLKSAIEDGLTLLSICGGYQLLGKYYLSSDGNKLPGIGALDIYTIAGNKRMIDNIIIDASIDGKTFKMVGFENHSGKTFLQNVKPLGRVIYGNGNNGEDGMEGTVYKNTFGTYLHGPVLPKNPEFTDMLIKKALDRKYGKNQLEPLDDSFEHLTQNAIIKRFAKK; from the coding sequence ATGAAATTAACAATTGGACATATGTACCCTGATTTATTAAATCTCTACGGTGATAGAGGAAATATAATAACCCTTAAAAGAAGGTGTGAATGGAGAGGAATAGATACTGAAATAAAGTCTATAACTATCGATACAAATACAGATTTTACAGACATCGACATATTATTTTTAGGTGGAGGTTCTGACAGAGAACAAAAAATAGTCAGCGATGATTTAACACTAAAAAGGGCAAAAAATTTAAAGTCTGCTATTGAGGATGGTTTGACGCTGCTCAGTATATGCGGTGGATACCAATTGCTGGGTAAATACTATTTATCATCAGATGGAAATAAACTCCCCGGCATAGGTGCATTAGACATATACACAATTGCTGGAAATAAAAGGATGATCGATAATATAATAATAGATGCAAGTATTGACGGTAAAACTTTTAAAATGGTTGGTTTTGAAAATCACTCTGGAAAAACATTTCTACAAAATGTAAAACCATTAGGAAGAGTCATATATGGAAATGGCAATAATGGTGAAGACGGCATGGAAGGTACTGTATACAAGAATACCTTTGGGACATATCTTCATGGGCCTGTATTACCTAAAAATCCTGAATTTACAGATATGTTGATAAAAAAAGCACTGGACAGAAAATACGGAAAAAATCAACTAGAACCTTTAGATGACTCTTTTGAACATCTAACGCAAAATGCCATAATAAAAAGATTTGCAAAAAAATAG
- the remB gene encoding extracellular matrix regulator RemB, with protein MYVHLGGNVVVPDNEIIAVFNIDVREMSKDTCEFLRIAEEEGFIVKISKDNLKSFVVTERDKKSIIYLSPISSYTIIKRALKYEE; from the coding sequence ATGTACGTTCATTTAGGTGGTAATGTTGTTGTACCTGACAACGAAATAATAGCGGTTTTTAATATTGATGTCAGAGAGATGTCAAAAGATACTTGTGAATTTTTGAGAATAGCTGAAGAAGAAGGGTTTATTGTGAAGATATCAAAGGATAACTTAAAGTCTTTCGTGGTTACTGAGAGAGATAAAAAAAGCATAATATACTTATCGCCAATTTCATCATATACAATAATAAAAAGGGCATTAAAATACGAAGAATAA
- the dnaN gene encoding DNA polymerase III subunit beta, giving the protein MKFSCDKISLLNAVNKVIKGVTPRTTLPILQGILLTAKDNKLVMYSTDMEIGIECKVDAEIVEEGSIVVSSKVFSDLVRKLPENTIYFTTDQDYIVNIKCGLSEFTISGNSSEEFPEIPEVLKEITFSINQNVLKEMIKMTSFCVAQDMTRPILTGILMEISKNTINMVALDGYRMAIKKYISEDLLLKEFDDFSVVIPGTTANELVRIMEDNDDNVYVSFTGNQILFEINDTKVISKLLDGNYMNYKAVIPKDFKSIVIIEKDDLIGAIDRASLLASNKSNLIKFTFNERELIISSNSEKGKMSERVNIDIEGNLIEIAFNSRYLLEALRVIDSEKIKMNMINSINPMIITPVEDDDYLYMVLPVKLNG; this is encoded by the coding sequence ATGAAATTTTCTTGTGATAAAATTTCATTATTAAATGCGGTAAATAAAGTTATAAAAGGGGTAACCCCCCGTACCACCCTACCTATTCTCCAAGGGATACTTTTAACTGCAAAAGACAATAAATTAGTCATGTATTCAACAGATATGGAAATAGGTATTGAATGTAAAGTTGATGCTGAAATTGTCGAAGAGGGAAGTATTGTCGTGTCATCAAAAGTTTTCTCTGATCTCGTAAGAAAACTTCCAGAAAACACCATTTACTTTACAACTGACCAAGATTATATAGTGAATATAAAGTGTGGATTATCAGAATTTACAATTTCAGGCAATTCTTCAGAAGAATTTCCTGAAATACCGGAAGTTTTGAAAGAAATAACTTTTAGCATAAATCAAAATGTCTTAAAAGAAATGATTAAAATGACTTCATTCTGTGTTGCACAAGATATGACAAGACCTATTTTAACAGGAATACTTATGGAGATAAGTAAAAATACGATAAACATGGTAGCGCTGGATGGATATCGCATGGCTATAAAAAAATATATATCAGAAGATCTTTTGTTAAAAGAATTCGACGACTTTAGTGTTGTCATACCTGGTACGACTGCGAATGAGCTTGTTAGGATAATGGAAGATAATGATGATAATGTGTATGTGTCTTTTACTGGTAATCAGATTTTATTTGAAATTAATGATACAAAGGTTATATCAAAGCTTCTAGATGGGAATTATATGAATTATAAGGCAGTCATTCCAAAAGACTTTAAGTCGATAGTCATTATCGAAAAAGATGATTTAATAGGTGCCATAGATAGGGCATCGCTATTAGCTTCAAATAAAAGCAATTTAATAAAGTTCACTTTTAATGAAAGGGAACTTATTATATCGTCAAATTCAGAAAAAGGAAAGATGTCTGAACGTGTAAATATTGATATTGAAGGAAATCTGATAGAGATCGCATTTAACTCCAGGTATCTATTAGAAGCATTGAGGGTAATTGATTCTGAAAAAATTAAAATGAACATGATTAACAGCATAAACCCCATGATAATAACTCCTGTAGAAGATGATGATTATTTATACATGGTGTTGCCTGTAAAATTAAATGGTTAG
- the gyrA gene encoding DNA gyrase subunit A has product MRVIPVDVEDEMKKSFIDYAMSVIVSRALPDVRDGLKPVHRRILYAMNGLGLTPDKPYKKSVSVVGEVLGKYHPHGDVAVYDAMVRMAQDFSMRETLVDGHGNFGSIDGDPAAAMRYTEARLSKIALEMLTDINKETVDFVPNFDENYKEPVVLPSRFPNILVNGSQGIAVGMATNIPPHNLGEVIDGIIAYIDNPYITTEGLMKYIKGPDFPTGGLIVGKDGIRETYETGRGKIIVRAKAEIEEHNGRNRIVITEVPYMVIKSKLVEKIAELVRDKHIEGISDLRDESDRNGMRIVIELKRDVNPKVVLNKLYMHTQMQQTFGAIMLALVDGAPKILSLNQIIEKYVDHQVDVITRRTRFELQKAEERAHILEGLKIALDHIDEVINVIRSSKTEPIAKKNLMDKFGLSDKQSQAIVDMRLGRLTGLERQKVEDELNELYRKIEELKGILADEKKVLEIIKKELKEIKDKFSSERKTHIVAKVDEMDIEDLVQLEDAVVTMTHFGYIKRMPLDAYKSQKRGGKGISGISTREDDFVENVFTTTTHDRLLFFTNKGKVYSLRTIDIPESGRQAKGTAIVNLIQIDQDEKVSAVIPIKKSVKAKYVVMCTKKGIIKKTEIDDFPKIKKSGNTAIKLDDGDELINVMLTNGDREIIIGTANGYCIRFHENNLRPMGRQARGVIAISLRDDDYVVEMDLINEDNEILVVTENGYGKRSDVKEYRSQTRAGKGIIATKITQKTGKLVSIMSVSEKDELMIISANGILIRTRIADISKMHRDASGVTLMKLDDGDRVVSTAKIDNDDDQE; this is encoded by the coding sequence ATGAGAGTTATACCTGTAGATGTTGAAGATGAGATGAAAAAATCTTTTATAGATTACGCTATGAGCGTTATCGTCAGCAGAGCTTTGCCTGACGTCAGGGATGGATTAAAGCCTGTTCACAGGAGAATTCTCTATGCAATGAATGGGCTTGGACTAACGCCTGATAAACCGTATAAAAAAAGTGTATCTGTAGTTGGAGAAGTTTTAGGAAAGTACCATCCCCATGGTGATGTTGCAGTTTACGATGCGATGGTAAGAATGGCACAAGATTTTTCTATGAGAGAGACATTGGTAGATGGTCATGGAAACTTTGGGAGCATAGATGGAGATCCAGCTGCTGCTATGAGATACACAGAAGCAAGGCTATCGAAGATAGCATTGGAGATGCTTACTGACATCAATAAAGAAACTGTTGATTTTGTCCCGAATTTTGATGAAAATTACAAAGAACCTGTTGTACTTCCATCGAGGTTTCCTAACATATTGGTAAATGGATCACAAGGTATAGCTGTTGGTATGGCAACTAATATTCCTCCTCATAATTTAGGCGAAGTCATAGATGGTATAATAGCTTATATAGACAATCCTTACATTACTACAGAAGGGCTTATGAAATATATTAAAGGGCCTGACTTTCCAACAGGCGGCCTTATTGTTGGAAAAGATGGTATAAGGGAGACGTATGAAACAGGTAGAGGTAAAATAATAGTTAGAGCAAAAGCAGAAATAGAGGAGCACAATGGCAGAAATAGAATTGTAATTACAGAAGTACCTTATATGGTAATAAAATCAAAACTGGTTGAAAAGATAGCAGAGCTAGTAAGAGATAAGCATATCGAAGGTATATCAGATTTAAGGGATGAATCCGATAGAAATGGAATGAGAATTGTCATCGAATTAAAGAGAGATGTCAATCCAAAGGTTGTTTTAAATAAACTGTACATGCATACTCAGATGCAGCAAACATTTGGAGCTATAATGCTGGCATTAGTCGATGGAGCTCCTAAAATACTGTCATTAAATCAGATAATAGAAAAATATGTTGACCATCAAGTAGATGTTATTACAAGAAGGACAAGGTTTGAGCTTCAAAAAGCTGAAGAAAGAGCACATATATTAGAAGGGCTAAAGATAGCATTAGATCATATAGATGAAGTTATAAATGTTATACGTAGTTCAAAAACAGAGCCTATAGCCAAGAAAAACTTAATGGACAAGTTTGGGCTAAGTGATAAACAATCTCAGGCAATTGTTGATATGAGATTGGGACGTTTAACTGGGCTTGAAAGGCAAAAGGTAGAAGACGAATTAAATGAGCTATATAGGAAAATCGAAGAACTGAAAGGCATATTGGCTGATGAAAAAAAGGTGCTGGAAATAATTAAAAAAGAGCTTAAAGAAATAAAGGATAAATTTTCATCGGAAAGAAAGACTCATATAGTGGCAAAAGTAGATGAAATGGATATTGAAGATTTAGTCCAACTGGAAGATGCTGTTGTAACAATGACGCATTTTGGTTATATCAAAAGGATGCCACTTGACGCATATAAATCTCAGAAGCGTGGAGGAAAGGGCATATCGGGTATATCTACGAGAGAAGACGACTTTGTAGAGAATGTCTTTACGACAACAACTCATGACAGGCTTTTGTTTTTTACAAATAAAGGAAAAGTATACAGTTTAAGAACTATAGATATACCTGAATCAGGAAGACAAGCAAAAGGGACAGCTATAGTTAATCTAATTCAGATAGATCAAGATGAAAAAGTAAGTGCTGTAATACCAATTAAGAAGTCTGTAAAGGCAAAATATGTAGTCATGTGTACAAAGAAGGGAATCATTAAAAAGACAGAAATAGATGACTTTCCTAAAATTAAAAAAAGTGGCAATACTGCCATAAAGCTTGACGATGGCGATGAACTTATAAATGTCATGCTGACAAATGGAGATAGGGAAATCATAATAGGCACAGCCAATGGTTATTGCATTAGATTCCATGAAAATAACCTAAGGCCAATGGGGCGACAAGCAAGAGGCGTGATAGCCATATCCCTAAGAGATGACGATTATGTCGTTGAAATGGATCTTATAAATGAAGACAACGAGATATTGGTTGTAACTGAGAATGGCTATGGCAAAAGAAGCGATGTCAAGGAATACAGATCGCAGACAAGAGCAGGAAAGGGAATAATCGCTACAAAAATAACACAAAAAACTGGGAAATTAGTTTCAATAATGTCTGTAAGTGAAAAAGACGAGCTTATGATAATTTCTGCCAATGGAATACTCATAAGGACGAGAATTGCTGATATATCTAAGATGCATAGAGATGCGTCAGGTGTCACGCTGATGAAACTTGATGATGGAGATAGGGTTGTTTCAACTGCAAAGATAGATAATGATGATGACCAAGAATAA
- the recF gene encoding DNA replication/repair protein RecF (All proteins in this family for which functions are known are DNA-binding proteins that assist the filamentation of RecA onto DNA for the initiation of recombination or recombinational repair.) yields the protein MYLKELTIDNFKNLRQQKVTFSAGTNVIYGTNAQGKSNLLECIRILSIGKSFRNSKNKDMVNFNSDYYYIKGIFDIDNEEITVETGYKLNQNRFFKVNNNKIKSISELIGVILTTIFSPDDLNIVKGSPFIRRRYMDASISMIKRNYLYDIIQYNKVLANRNKVLKNIKFKSENLKLLDIMDEQLSIYGSKIMMYRKQYINNLNLIVKKILHDISDEEVEICYWSNVMDKIDDIKYIKESLSNKLKLNREIDIKYGDTRYGPHRDDIKIYVNGHDSRIYASQGQQRTIALCLKLAEHEMIKSENHENPILLLDDVMSELDLNRRRYILNKVTGCQTFITHTEKDDIKGDKYFLISDGVIMPD from the coding sequence GTGTATTTGAAAGAGCTTACAATTGACAATTTTAAGAACTTAAGACAACAAAAGGTAACATTTTCCGCTGGAACTAATGTAATATATGGAACAAATGCACAGGGTAAAAGTAATCTTTTAGAATGTATAAGGATCTTAAGCATTGGCAAATCGTTTAGAAATAGCAAAAACAAAGATATGGTAAATTTTAACAGTGATTACTATTATATAAAAGGTATATTTGATATAGACAATGAAGAAATAACAGTTGAAACAGGTTATAAATTGAATCAAAACAGATTTTTTAAAGTAAACAACAATAAGATAAAAAGTATTTCAGAGCTTATTGGAGTTATACTTACTACAATTTTTTCTCCAGACGATTTAAACATTGTAAAAGGCAGTCCTTTTATAAGAAGGCGGTATATGGATGCATCAATATCAATGATTAAGAGAAATTACCTTTACGATATTATACAGTACAACAAAGTTTTAGCAAATAGAAACAAAGTATTAAAAAATATAAAATTTAAAAGTGAGAATTTAAAGCTTCTCGATATAATGGATGAACAGCTTTCGATTTATGGGTCTAAAATCATGATGTACAGGAAACAGTACATTAATAATCTTAACTTAATTGTGAAAAAGATATTGCATGATATATCAGATGAAGAAGTTGAGATTTGTTATTGGAGCAATGTTATGGATAAAATTGACGATATAAAGTACATAAAAGAATCACTAAGCAATAAGTTGAAATTAAATAGAGAGATAGATATAAAATATGGCGATACTAGATACGGGCCTCATAGAGATGATATTAAAATATATGTAAATGGTCATGATTCCAGAATTTATGCATCGCAGGGACAGCAGAGGACAATAGCTTTATGTCTTAAACTAGCTGAACATGAAATGATTAAGTCTGAGAACCACGAAAATCCAATACTTTTATTGGATGATGTAATGTCAGAACTGGATTTAAATAGAAGAAGATATATTTTAAATAAAGTCACTGGTTGCCAGACATTTATAACACATACGGAAAAAGATGATATAAAAGGCGACAAATACTTTTTAATTTCAGATGGAGTAATAATGCCTGATTAA
- a CDS encoding ferritin-like domain-containing protein yields the protein MINKKELISNLNSDLTKEYAAMIQYIQHSSMLHGAEYVEVIDKILEHANDEHEHAVILADIIQYLGGIPTVEVYPRQTSLDNREMLYQDLNYEYDALNGYNQRVSQAENLGLFDIGQKLRNIALEEENHIIDLEKALGILKIDP from the coding sequence ATGATAAATAAAAAAGAGCTGATTTCAAATTTAAACTCTGATCTAACAAAGGAATACGCTGCGATGATTCAATATATACAGCATTCCAGCATGTTGCACGGAGCCGAATACGTAGAAGTAATAGATAAAATATTAGAACATGCAAATGATGAACATGAACATGCAGTCATACTGGCAGACATAATACAATATCTTGGTGGTATACCGACTGTAGAAGTATATCCGAGACAAACATCCCTTGACAATCGTGAAATGCTGTACCAAGATTTAAACTATGAATATGATGCATTAAATGGGTACAATCAAAGGGTATCACAAGCAGAAAACCTTGGATTATTTGATATAGGACAAAAGTTGAGAAACATAGCTCTAGAAGAAGAAAATCATATAATAGATCTTGAAAAAGCGCTAGGAATCTTAAAAATAGATCCATAA
- a CDS encoding Mur ligase family protein, with amino-acid sequence MDLLGVVLGKFVILGCKLTGKNGTSLPGKLALKISPNLIKDIVKGVKNEKVVVTGTNGKTTTSGLIAEILKSSGKKVVHNREGANMLSGIATVLIKNSDFFGNINKDAGVFEVDEANMPLVLNDINPKIVVVTNFFRDQLDRYGELDITIKKVKESLNRLPKDSMLLLNADEPFTASLGDDLNLNVMYYGILDKLNYGYSLSPAFEQKYCPVCGGKYVYKDVFYGQLGDYYCPKCGKSRPNLDFGALDIKLTEDGISFKIKYKDKLINIKSHLNGAYNIYNVMSSVATNILLGTPLSYIQAGLNNYRPIAGRLQTTYLKGKKAIINLIKNPIGFDSTLNMLREINKPLNLLIAINDNYADGRDVSWLWDVDIENFVSHAKINYVVTSGLRAEDMALRLKYAGIDPKKIKIINSIENALDYIPTVTNEELIAVLPNYTSLHEVNTYMKSRGVKA; translated from the coding sequence TTGGATTTACTCGGTGTTGTTTTAGGTAAATTTGTCATATTAGGTTGTAAATTAACTGGAAAAAACGGCACATCACTTCCAGGAAAACTTGCACTTAAAATAAGTCCTAACTTAATAAAAGATATTGTAAAAGGTGTAAAGAATGAAAAAGTCGTTGTAACAGGAACAAATGGAAAAACAACAACATCAGGACTCATCGCAGAAATATTAAAATCATCAGGCAAAAAAGTTGTACACAACAGGGAAGGCGCAAACATGTTAAGCGGTATTGCTACGGTATTGATAAAAAACAGCGACTTTTTTGGAAACATAAATAAAGACGCAGGTGTATTCGAAGTCGATGAAGCAAACATGCCTCTTGTTTTAAATGATATCAATCCAAAGATAGTCGTAGTTACAAACTTTTTTAGAGACCAGCTTGACAGATATGGCGAGTTGGACATCACAATAAAAAAGGTTAAAGAATCTTTAAATAGACTTCCTAAAGATTCAATGCTTCTTTTAAATGCAGATGAACCCTTCACTGCTTCATTAGGTGATGATTTAAATTTAAATGTCATGTACTATGGAATTTTAGACAAGCTAAACTACGGATATAGCCTTTCACCAGCATTTGAACAAAAGTATTGTCCTGTATGCGGCGGTAAATACGTGTACAAAGATGTTTTTTACGGGCAACTTGGAGATTACTATTGCCCTAAATGTGGCAAATCAAGACCTAACTTAGACTTTGGTGCACTAGATATCAAACTTACCGAAGATGGTATATCATTTAAAATTAAGTACAAAGATAAACTAATAAACATAAAAAGCCATCTTAATGGAGCTTATAATATATACAATGTAATGTCATCTGTCGCCACAAATATACTTTTAGGAACTCCTTTAAGCTATATACAGGCTGGATTAAACAATTATAGGCCTATTGCAGGAAGATTGCAGACAACATACTTAAAAGGAAAAAAAGCTATAATCAACCTCATAAAAAATCCGATAGGTTTTGACAGCACTTTAAATATGCTAAGAGAGATAAACAAACCCTTAAACCTACTAATTGCCATAAATGACAATTACGCAGATGGTAGAGATGTATCATGGCTTTGGGATGTGGATATCGAAAACTTTGTATCACATGCAAAAATAAACTATGTAGTTACATCAGGTCTTAGAGCAGAAGACATGGCATTGAGGCTAAAGTACGCTGGTATAGATCCAAAAAAGATAAAAATTATCAATTCGATAGAAAATGCCCTTGATTACATCCCAACCGTTACAAACGAAGAATTGATAGCAGTACTGCCTAATTATACATCACTGCATGAAGTAAATACCTATATGAAGTCAAGAGGTGTCAAAGCATGA
- the gyrB gene encoding DNA topoisomerase (ATP-hydrolyzing) subunit B, with protein sequence MANEETYGASQIQILEGLEAVRKRPGMYIGSTSSRGLHHLVYEIVDNSIDEALAGYCKNIDVVIHKDNSVSVIDDGRGIPTDIHPQTGKSGVEVALTVLHAGGKFNNDVYKVSGGLHGVGLSVVNALSKRLEVIVKQNGKVYEQKYERGVPKSDLKIIGDTDETGTTITFAPDDEIFETLEYDYDILSQRLRELSFLNKGVRIRLMDERDGKEDVFHYEGGIVEFVKYLNRNKEVLHPEPIYMESKSDTYEVEVAMQYNDSYTENIFSFANNIDTREGGTHLIGFKAALTKVINDYARKFNIIKDNDKNLQGEDVREGLTAIISVKLMNPQFEGQTKTKLGNSEMRSIVDSVVTEKLTAFMEENPSLSKVILEKATSAARAREAARKARELTRRKSALESTSLPGKLADCSEKDASKCELYLVEGDSAGGSAKMGRDSRYQAILPLRGKILNVEKARLDRILSSDEIKAMITALGTGIGSDFDISKLRYHKVVIMTDADVDGSHIRTLLLTFFYRFMRPLIENGNVYIAQPPLYKIEKNKKVYYAYSDKELDNILKEIGRENYNVQRYKGLGEMDAEQLWDTTMDPEKRTMLKVSLDDAIAADEIFTILMGDKVEPRREFIEKYAKTVRNLDI encoded by the coding sequence ATGGCAAATGAAGAAACATATGGTGCAAGTCAAATTCAAATATTAGAAGGTCTTGAGGCCGTTAGAAAACGCCCCGGGATGTACATAGGAAGTACCAGCAGCAGGGGACTTCACCATCTTGTATATGAAATAGTAGACAACAGTATTGATGAGGCATTAGCAGGATACTGTAAAAATATTGATGTTGTCATTCATAAAGATAATTCTGTATCAGTTATAGATGATGGAAGAGGTATACCTACAGATATACATCCACAGACTGGTAAATCAGGTGTTGAAGTCGCACTCACTGTGCTTCATGCTGGTGGTAAATTTAATAATGATGTGTACAAAGTTTCTGGTGGACTTCATGGTGTTGGATTATCAGTTGTAAATGCATTATCTAAAAGACTTGAGGTTATTGTTAAGCAAAATGGCAAAGTGTATGAACAAAAATATGAAAGAGGAGTTCCTAAGTCAGACCTTAAGATCATTGGTGATACGGATGAAACCGGTACGACGATAACATTTGCGCCAGATGATGAAATCTTCGAGACGCTGGAATACGATTATGATATATTATCTCAAAGATTAAGGGAATTATCATTTTTAAATAAAGGCGTAAGAATTAGGCTTATGGATGAGAGAGATGGAAAGGAAGACGTGTTCCATTATGAAGGCGGTATAGTGGAATTTGTCAAATATTTAAACAGAAATAAAGAAGTGCTACATCCTGAGCCTATTTACATGGAAAGCAAAAGTGATACGTATGAAGTAGAAGTGGCGATGCAGTATAACGATTCATATACAGAAAATATATTTAGTTTTGCCAATAATATTGATACTAGAGAAGGCGGTACTCATTTAATAGGTTTTAAAGCAGCTTTAACAAAAGTTATAAATGATTATGCTAGAAAGTTTAATATCATAAAGGATAATGACAAAAACCTGCAAGGTGAAGATGTCAGGGAAGGATTAACGGCTATTATAAGTGTAAAACTTATGAATCCACAGTTTGAAGGGCAGACAAAGACTAAATTAGGTAATTCTGAAATGCGTTCTATTGTGGATTCTGTTGTGACAGAAAAACTCACAGCATTTATGGAGGAAAACCCTTCTTTATCGAAAGTAATTCTTGAGAAAGCTACATCTGCTGCAAGAGCTAGGGAAGCGGCCAGAAAGGCAAGAGAGCTTACAAGGCGGAAATCAGCTCTGGAATCTACTTCACTTCCTGGCAAATTAGCAGATTGTTCAGAAAAAGATGCATCTAAGTGTGAACTTTACCTTGTAGAGGGCGATTCTGCAGGTGGTTCTGCAAAAATGGGAAGAGACAGCAGATATCAAGCAATACTTCCTCTTAGAGGTAAGATTTTAAATGTTGAAAAGGCAAGGCTTGATAGAATATTATCAAGCGATGAGATAAAAGCGATGATAACTGCTTTAGGTACCGGTATAGGAAGTGATTTTGATATTTCAAAGCTTAGATATCACAAAGTTGTGATTATGACTGATGCCGATGTAGATGGTAGCCACATAAGAACTTTGCTTCTTACATTTTTCTACAGATTTATGAGACCATTAATAGAAAATGGAAATGTATATATAGCACAACCGCCACTTTACAAAATAGAAAAGAATAAAAAGGTTTATTATGCTTATTCTGATAAAGAACTTGACAATATTTTAAAAGAAATTGGAAGGGAAAATTACAATGTACAGAGATACAAAGGTCTTGGTGAAATGGATGCTGAGCAGCTTTGGGATACTACAATGGATCCTGAAAAGAGAACAATGCTTAAAGTAAGCCTTGATGATGCTATTGCTGCAGACGAAATATTTACAATCTTGATGGGCGATAAAGTAGAGCCAAGGCGGGAATTTATTGAAAAATACGCTAAGACAGTTAGAAATCTAGATATATAG